A genomic stretch from Oleomonas cavernae includes:
- a CDS encoding ABC transporter substrate-binding protein, translated as MALDLGIGRREFLIGSAAAAGMIGLMPRSLRAATPKKGGNFRIGVGDFAVTDTLDPALYETYFQLFLFRQLRNNLIEFGPGGVLVPELAESWEGSADAKTWVFKLRSGVTFHDGRPFTAEDAAYSLNRHRIEGTTSSAAPILKPVSDIKATGKYELTVSLSEGNVGFPDIMTLETLGMVPNGETDFAKGIGTGGYMLVSFEPGVKSVVKRNPNYWKADRAHFDSVEMIAIKDAAARTSALVSGSIDACNFVDLKTAGLLKRKPEIELLSVAGKAHYTFPMLMDADPFKNNDVRTAMKYAVNREEMVKVIAGGFASVGNDQPITSSYKFHNPDLKPKAYDPDKAKFHLKQAGLDKLSVELFVSETPFAGATDAAVLYREHAAKAGIDIKVTKTPEDGYWNDIWFKKPFCAARWSGRANEDAMLALAYSTDGIAAGWNETHMSDPKLDQMLVAARIEFDEAKRRQIYYDIQALISETGGAVCPVVANFVDACTTKVGHGELASDFSMDGGRFAERWWFV; from the coding sequence ATGGCATTGGATCTTGGTATCGGGCGGCGGGAGTTTCTGATCGGCTCGGCCGCGGCGGCCGGCATGATCGGGCTGATGCCCCGCAGCCTGCGCGCGGCGACCCCTAAGAAGGGCGGCAACTTCCGCATCGGCGTAGGCGATTTCGCGGTGACCGACACGCTCGATCCGGCGCTGTACGAGACCTACTTCCAGCTCTTCCTGTTCCGCCAGTTGCGCAACAACCTGATCGAATTCGGCCCCGGCGGCGTGCTGGTGCCGGAACTGGCCGAGAGCTGGGAAGGCTCGGCCGATGCCAAGACCTGGGTCTTCAAGCTGCGCTCGGGCGTCACCTTCCACGACGGCCGGCCCTTCACGGCCGAGGATGCGGCCTATTCCCTGAACCGCCACCGCATCGAAGGCACGACCTCGTCGGCGGCGCCGATCCTCAAGCCGGTGTCCGACATCAAGGCGACGGGCAAGTACGAACTGACCGTGAGCCTGAGCGAGGGCAACGTCGGCTTCCCCGACATCATGACCCTCGAGACCTTAGGGATGGTGCCGAACGGCGAAACCGATTTCGCCAAGGGCATCGGCACCGGCGGCTACATGCTGGTGAGCTTCGAGCCCGGTGTTAAGTCGGTGGTGAAGCGCAATCCCAACTACTGGAAGGCCGACCGCGCCCATTTCGACTCGGTCGAGATGATCGCCATCAAGGACGCCGCCGCCCGCACCAGCGCGCTGGTCTCCGGCAGCATCGACGCCTGTAATTTCGTCGATCTCAAGACCGCCGGCCTCCTGAAGCGCAAGCCCGAGATCGAATTGCTCAGCGTCGCGGGCAAGGCCCACTATACCTTCCCGATGCTGATGGACGCCGACCCGTTCAAGAACAACGATGTCCGCACTGCGATGAAATACGCGGTCAACCGCGAGGAAATGGTCAAGGTCATCGCCGGCGGCTTTGCCTCGGTCGGCAACGACCAGCCGATCACCTCGAGCTACAAGTTCCACAACCCGGACCTCAAGCCCAAGGCCTATGACCCGGACAAGGCCAAGTTCCACCTGAAGCAGGCGGGCCTGGACAAGCTCTCGGTCGAGCTCTTCGTCTCCGAGACGCCGTTCGCCGGCGCGACCGACGCGGCCGTGCTCTACCGCGAGCATGCCGCCAAGGCCGGCATCGACATCAAGGTGACCAAGACGCCGGAAGACGGCTACTGGAACGACATCTGGTTCAAGAAGCCGTTCTGCGCCGCCCGCTGGTCGGGCCGCGCCAACGAGGATGCCATGCTGGCGCTCGCCTATTCGACCGACGGCATCGCGGCGGGCTGGAACGAGACCCACATGAGCGACCCCAAGCTGGACCAGATGCTGGTGGCCGCCCGGATCGAGTTCGACGAGGCCAAGCGCCGCCAGATCTATTACGACATTCAGGCCCTGATCAGCGAGACCGGCGGCGCCGTCTGCCCGGTGGTGGCGAACTTCGTCGATGCCTGCACCACCAAGGTCGGCCACGGCGAACTCGCCTCCGACTTCTCGATGGACGGCGGCCGCTTCGCGGAACGCTGGTGGTTCGTCTGA
- a CDS encoding LLM class flavin-dependent oxidoreductase → MVSSSKMALALLAQGNGLHPAGWIKTGGRADIANDVGYFADMARLAEQGRFDLFFVADTPAARTDNLDAWSRHPMYMNTFEPIVLLTAMAAVTNHIGLGGTASASFYEPYNIARLYASLDHASGGRAAWNVVTSSNDYAARNFGLQALPPHARRYDRAREFVQVVKALWDSYDDDAIICDKQSGVYFDPARFHVIDHQGEFFKVNGALNIARTPQGHPVIIQAGSSSAGRELAAETAEVVFTSDDNLDAAKAFYTDLKGRMARFGRRPDQLKILAGLSPVIGESAQEAEDKYQALQELLHPAVGLTRLAQDLEADLSDLPLDEPIPLDRIPKSANLTKLYFDQITRLIREENLTLRQLYQRYERGNKAIRGTPAQVADLMEEWFTAGACDGYMLIFPVLPDDMRPFVEKVVPELQRRGLFRKEYEGRTLRDHLGLDRPASRYATTLAQAG, encoded by the coding sequence ATGGTTTCTTCCAGCAAGATGGCGCTGGCGCTGCTGGCCCAGGGCAACGGCTTGCATCCGGCGGGCTGGATCAAGACCGGCGGGCGGGCCGACATCGCCAACGACGTCGGCTATTTCGCCGACATGGCCCGACTGGCCGAACAGGGCCGTTTCGATCTGTTCTTCGTTGCCGATACGCCGGCGGCGCGCACCGATAACCTCGATGCGTGGAGCCGCCATCCCATGTACATGAACACCTTCGAGCCGATCGTGCTGCTGACCGCCATGGCGGCCGTGACGAACCATATCGGCCTGGGCGGCACGGCCTCGGCCAGCTTCTACGAACCCTATAACATCGCGCGTCTCTATGCTTCGCTCGACCACGCCAGCGGTGGTCGAGCGGCCTGGAACGTCGTCACCTCCTCCAATGATTACGCAGCGCGCAATTTCGGCCTCCAGGCCCTGCCACCCCATGCCAGGCGCTATGACCGGGCACGGGAATTCGTGCAGGTGGTGAAGGCGCTGTGGGACAGCTATGACGACGATGCCATCATCTGCGACAAGCAGTCGGGCGTCTATTTCGATCCCGCGCGCTTCCATGTCATCGATCACCAGGGTGAGTTCTTCAAGGTGAACGGCGCCCTGAACATCGCCCGCACGCCCCAGGGGCATCCGGTGATCATCCAGGCGGGCTCGTCCAGCGCCGGGCGCGAACTCGCCGCCGAAACCGCCGAGGTGGTGTTCACCTCCGACGACAATCTCGATGCGGCGAAGGCCTTCTACACCGACCTGAAAGGCCGTATGGCCAGGTTCGGCCGTCGCCCCGATCAGTTGAAGATCCTGGCCGGCCTGTCGCCCGTCATCGGCGAAAGCGCGCAGGAAGCCGAAGACAAGTACCAGGCGCTTCAGGAACTGCTCCACCCCGCGGTGGGCCTGACCCGGCTGGCCCAGGATCTCGAGGCCGATCTCTCGGATCTGCCGCTGGACGAGCCCATCCCGCTCGACCGGATTCCAAAATCGGCGAACCTGACCAAGCTTTATTTCGACCAGATCACCCGCCTGATCCGCGAGGAGAACCTGACCCTGCGCCAGCTCTATCAGCGTTACGAGCGCGGCAACAAGGCGATCCGGGGTACGCCCGCGCAGGTGGCCGACCTGATGGAGGAATGGTTCACCGCCGGCGCCTGTGACGGTTACATGCTGATCTTCCCCGTCCTGCCCGACGACATGCGTCCCTTTGTCGAGAAGGTCGTGCCCGAGCTTCAACGCCGCGGCCTGTTCCGCAAGGAATACGAAGGCCGCACCCTGCGCGATCACTTAGGGCTAGACCGCCCCGCCAGCCGCTATGC
- a CDS encoding HutD/Ves family protein, which translates to MIRDDGFWAMEVKAVIILRRAESHTVMSWANGGGRTAEIVVYPPQASVAARDFLWRISMADVATDGPFSALPGFDRNLTLIAGKGMTLDAGEHGTMTVAQPFEQAVFPGDWKIDARLHDGPIEDLNVMTRRGAASASVDIILVTGRHYLRQRDAAMVVVVLDGRVSADARHEGGENFDLIRRDALLIAPGVCGDLTLEGAPQGTVAIITLRDLGAEKPAMS; encoded by the coding sequence ATGATCCGGGATGACGGTTTTTGGGCGATGGAGGTGAAGGCGGTGATCATCCTGCGGCGCGCCGAAAGCCACACCGTGATGTCCTGGGCCAATGGCGGGGGCAGGACGGCGGAAATCGTCGTCTACCCGCCGCAGGCCAGCGTCGCCGCGCGCGACTTCCTGTGGCGCATCAGCATGGCCGATGTCGCCACCGATGGCCCGTTCTCGGCCCTGCCCGGGTTCGACCGTAACCTCACCCTGATCGCCGGCAAGGGCATGACGCTCGACGCCGGCGAACACGGCACCATGACGGTCGCACAACCCTTCGAGCAGGCGGTCTTTCCCGGTGACTGGAAGATCGACGCCCGCCTGCACGACGGCCCGATCGAAGACCTCAACGTCATGACCAGGCGCGGTGCCGCGAGCGCCAGCGTCGACATCATCCTGGTTACCGGCCGGCACTACCTGCGCCAGCGCGATGCCGCCATGGTGGTGGTCGTGCTGGACGGCCGCGTCTCCGCCGATGCCCGCCACGAGGGCGGCGAGAACTTCGACCTGATCCGCCGCGATGCCCTGTTGATCGCGCCCGGCGTGTGTGGCGACCTGACCCTCGAGGGCGCCCCACAAGGCACCGTCGCGATCATTACCTTGCGGGACTTGGGCGCCGAAAAGCCGGCTATGTCTTAA
- the hutG gene encoding N-formylglutamate deformylase yields the protein MTPFALIEGDSPVILGMPHGGSFVPDDVRGQLNDVGRGLTDTDWHIDRLYDGLLPGATVVRATFHRYVIDANRDPSGASLYPGQNTTGLVPETDFDGRPLWTVAPDAAEIERRRLAFHAPYHAAVETQIARLRARHKSVIFFDCHSIRSHIPFLFEGALPVFNIGTNNGATCAPAVQDAVCEVVAAADGYSHVVNGRFRGGWSTRHYGRPEQGVHAIQLELAQRAYMAESPPWTYDETKAQQLRQTLRRILGRLVEVAPTLNP from the coding sequence ATGACCCCCTTCGCGCTGATCGAGGGCGACAGCCCGGTCATCCTCGGCATGCCCCACGGCGGCAGCTTCGTGCCCGACGATGTGCGGGGGCAGCTCAACGATGTGGGCCGCGGCCTGACCGATACCGACTGGCACATCGATCGTCTCTATGACGGCCTGCTGCCCGGCGCCACCGTGGTGCGGGCGACGTTTCATCGCTACGTGATCGACGCCAACCGCGATCCCAGCGGCGCCTCGCTCTATCCCGGCCAGAATACCACCGGCCTGGTGCCCGAAACCGATTTCGACGGCCGGCCGCTGTGGACCGTGGCACCCGACGCAGCCGAGATCGAACGCCGGCGCCTGGCCTTCCACGCGCCCTATCATGCCGCGGTGGAAACGCAGATCGCCCGCCTGCGCGCCAGGCACAAGTCGGTGATCTTCTTCGATTGCCACTCGATCCGCTCGCACATCCCCTTCCTGTTCGAGGGGGCGCTGCCGGTGTTCAACATCGGCACCAACAACGGTGCCACCTGTGCCCCGGCGGTACAGGACGCGGTGTGTGAGGTGGTGGCGGCGGCGGACGGTTATAGCCACGTGGTCAACGGCCGCTTCCGCGGCGGCTGGAGCACGCGGCACTACGGCCGGCCGGAACAGGGCGTCCATGCCATCCAGCTCGAGCTGGCCCAGCGTGCCTACATGGCGGAGAGCCCGCCCTGGACCTATGACGAGACCAAGGCGCAACAGCTTCGCCAAACCCTTCGCCGCATTCTGGGCCGCCTCGTCGAGGTCGCCCCGACCCTCAATCCCTAA
- the hutU gene encoding urocanate hydratase, producing the protein MSNPRLNQRVIQSPRGTELNAKSWLTEAPLRMLMNNLDPEVAENPNELVVYGGIGRAARTWGDFDRIVATLKDLEANETLLVQSGKPVAVFRTHADAPRVLIANSNLVPHWANWDHFNELDRKGLMMYGQMTAGSWIYIGTQGIVQGTYETFVEAGRQHYDGKLAGKWILTGGLGGMGGAQPLAATMAGASCIAVECNPDSIDFRLRTRYLDAKASSIDEALAIVNKAHAEGKAISVGLLGNAADVFPEMVKRGIRPDMVTDQTSAHDPVNGYLPLGWTMAQWREKRESDPKAVEVAARASMKVHVQAMLDFWNMGIPTLDYGNNIRQVAFDQGLENAFDFPGFVPAYIRPLFCRGIGPFRWAALSGDPEDIYKTDQKVKELIPDDAHLHNWLDMARERIAFQGLPARICWVGLGLRDKLGLAFNEMVRNGELKAPIVIGRDHLDSGSVASPNRETESMKDGSDAVSDWPLLNALLNCASGATWVSLHHGGGVGMGFSQHSGMVICCDGTKEADERIARVLWNDPATGVMRHADAGYDIALDCAKENGLRLPGILGN; encoded by the coding sequence ATGAGCAATCCCCGCCTGAACCAGCGCGTCATCCAATCGCCGCGCGGTACGGAACTGAACGCCAAGTCGTGGCTGACCGAGGCCCCCTTGCGCATGCTGATGAACAACCTGGACCCGGAAGTGGCCGAGAACCCCAACGAGCTGGTGGTCTATGGCGGCATCGGCCGGGCGGCGCGCACCTGGGGCGATTTCGACCGTATCGTCGCCACGCTGAAAGACCTCGAGGCCAATGAGACCTTGCTGGTCCAGTCGGGCAAGCCGGTGGCGGTGTTCCGCACCCATGCCGATGCGCCGCGCGTGCTGATCGCCAATTCCAACCTGGTGCCGCACTGGGCCAATTGGGATCACTTCAACGAACTCGATCGCAAGGGCCTGATGATGTACGGCCAGATGACGGCCGGCTCGTGGATCTATATCGGGACCCAGGGCATCGTCCAGGGCACCTACGAGACCTTCGTCGAGGCCGGCCGCCAGCATTACGACGGCAAGCTGGCGGGCAAGTGGATCCTGACCGGCGGCCTGGGCGGCATGGGCGGCGCCCAGCCGCTGGCCGCGACCATGGCCGGTGCCTCGTGCATCGCCGTCGAATGCAACCCGGACTCGATCGATTTCCGCCTGCGCACCCGCTACCTCGACGCCAAGGCCAGTTCGATCGACGAGGCGCTGGCCATCGTCAACAAGGCCCACGCCGAGGGCAAGGCGATCTCGGTCGGCCTGCTGGGCAATGCGGCCGACGTGTTCCCCGAAATGGTCAAGCGCGGCATCCGCCCCGACATGGTGACCGATCAGACCTCGGCCCACGACCCGGTGAACGGCTACCTGCCCCTGGGCTGGACCATGGCGCAGTGGCGCGAGAAGCGCGAGAGCGATCCCAAGGCAGTGGAAGTCGCGGCGCGCGCCTCGATGAAGGTCCACGTCCAGGCCATGCTGGACTTCTGGAACATGGGCATTCCCACGCTGGACTACGGCAACAACATCCGCCAGGTCGCCTTCGACCAGGGCCTGGAGAACGCCTTCGATTTCCCCGGCTTCGTGCCGGCCTATATCCGTCCGCTGTTCTGCCGCGGCATCGGCCCGTTCCGCTGGGCAGCGCTCAGCGGCGACCCGGAAGACATCTACAAGACCGACCAGAAGGTGAAGGAGCTGATCCCCGACGATGCCCACCTGCACAACTGGCTGGACATGGCGCGCGAGCGCATCGCCTTCCAGGGCCTGCCGGCGCGCATCTGCTGGGTGGGCCTGGGCCTGCGCGACAAGCTGGGCCTGGCCTTCAACGAGATGGTGCGCAATGGCGAGCTGAAGGCGCCGATCGTGATCGGCCGCGACCACCTGGATTCAGGCTCGGTCGCCAGCCCCAACCGCGAGACCGAGTCCATGAAGGACGGCTCCGATGCCGTTTCCGACTGGCCGCTGTTGAACGCGCTGCTCAACTGTGCCTCGGGCGCCACCTGGGTCTCGCTGCATCACGGCGGCGGCGTCGGCATGGGCTTCAGCCAGCATTCGGGCATGGTCATCTGCTGCGACGGCACCAAGGAGGCCGACGAGCGCATCGCCCGCGTGCTGTGGAACGACCCGGCGACGGGCGTGATGCGTCACGCCGATGCGGGCTATGATATCGCCCTCGATTGTGCGAAGGAGAACGGTCTGCGGCTGCCCGGCATCCTGGGCAACTGA